From the genome of Candidatus Poribacteria bacterium, one region includes:
- a CDS encoding sigma-54 dependent transcriptional regulator: MPMIGKDSAKRDSGTTEMESSPTRSTLHGDYTNILGKSPEIIEVLEKIESVARANATVLIQGETGTGKELVAYALHRNSPRSAEEIVVVNCPAIPENLLESELFGHEEGAFTGATKQKIGRFEKAHRSTLFLDEIGEMPLSLQPKLLRALQERKIERIGRTKPIPVDFRVVAATNRDLQQAVKDGTLREDLYYRLRVVSLSLPPLRERRGDIRLLAVHFVQKHCQYRGNTPLTIASRTLDFLYTYPWPGNVRELENAIFHACVFVEGEVILPEHLPREIQVSAGHRLCSNGERSGSKRAGIISIPLGTKWKDAEKAFILRTLAYLDGNRTQTAKVLGISLSSLYNKLNGYAAEPKL, encoded by the coding sequence ATGCCTATGATAGGGAAAGATTCAGCAAAGCGTGATAGCGGAACAACTGAGATGGAAAGCAGCCCAACGCGTTCTACATTACACGGGGATTATACGAACATCCTCGGCAAAAGCCCAGAGATTATTGAGGTCCTTGAAAAAATAGAGAGTGTTGCAAGGGCGAATGCGACAGTGCTTATCCAAGGAGAGACCGGCACAGGAAAAGAGTTGGTAGCATACGCCTTACACCGAAACAGTCCGCGTTCAGCAGAGGAGATAGTGGTCGTCAATTGCCCAGCAATACCGGAAAACCTATTGGAGAGTGAACTCTTTGGGCATGAAGAGGGGGCATTTACCGGTGCCACGAAGCAAAAAATCGGTAGGTTTGAAAAGGCTCACCGAAGCACGTTGTTTCTTGATGAAATCGGGGAGATGCCTCTGTCTCTTCAACCGAAGCTGTTACGAGCACTTCAGGAACGGAAAATTGAACGTATTGGCCGGACGAAGCCTATTCCAGTGGATTTTCGAGTTGTCGCAGCCACCAACCGCGATCTTCAGCAAGCGGTTAAAGATGGCACCTTGCGCGAAGACCTCTATTATCGATTGCGGGTCGTTTCGTTATCGCTGCCGCCATTGAGAGAACGGCGGGGAGACATTCGCTTGTTGGCAGTGCACTTCGTCCAAAAACACTGTCAGTATCGAGGGAACACCCCACTTACAATAGCATCAAGGACCCTGGATTTCCTCTACACCTATCCCTGGCCTGGGAATGTCCGCGAATTGGAAAATGCCATTTTTCATGCCTGCGTTTTCGTTGAGGGGGAGGTTATCTTGCCGGAACACCTACCCAGGGAGATTCAGGTATCCGCTGGACATAGGCTGTGTTCAAATGGGGAGAGGTCTGGCTCTAAAAGGGCAGGTATAATCAGTATCCCCCTCGGCACAAAGTGGAAGGACGCGGAGAAGGCATTCATTTTGCGAACTTTAGCTTACTTGGATGGAAATCGGACGCAAACGGCCAAGGTTTTGGGGATCAGTTTGAGTTCTTTGTATAACAAATTAAACGGTTACGCAGCGGAACCGAAATTATAG